A single Sulfurimonas aquatica DNA region contains:
- the nuoF gene encoding NADH-quinone oxidoreductase subunit NuoF, which yields MRECKIVSSKFDIENSHTLEVAKAHGAYESLTKMQEFTPTEIIKIIKDANLRGKGGGGASAGEKWELIPQDGDKPSYLAVNCDESEPGTFKDRKIITYDPHLLIEGIILTCYAIKSKHAYIYIRGEYKEYQDILQNAIDEAYEDGLLNQTDITIHRGAGAYICGEKSALLESMEGKRGHPRLKPKQKEPEWFFGNPTLVNNVETIASVPFIVANGADAYRAYGTQKSPGTLLFAMSGHVQNPGVYEAEFGISMMEYINHYGGGVKNGKKLKALIPGGVSCGLLTADECEKLTLDYEALRDIGSSLGTGGMILMDEDTDMVEALKNILEFYHEESCGQCTPCREGTGWSDKIVAKILDKRGSADDIDKLLELADTMNGKTICVFAPSVSTVIVSFITKFRDEFERAVS from the coding sequence ATGAGAGAGTGCAAAATAGTCTCTTCTAAATTCGATATTGAAAATAGCCACACGTTAGAAGTCGCCAAAGCTCATGGAGCATATGAGTCTCTTACAAAAATGCAAGAGTTCACTCCTACTGAAATAATAAAAATCATCAAAGACGCAAACCTTCGCGGTAAAGGTGGAGGGGGAGCGTCTGCTGGAGAGAAGTGGGAGTTAATACCACAAGATGGTGATAAACCTTCATACCTAGCGGTAAACTGTGATGAGAGTGAACCTGGTACTTTTAAAGATAGAAAGATAATTACCTATGACCCTCACCTTCTTATTGAGGGAATTATTCTTACTTGTTACGCTATAAAATCAAAACACGCTTATATCTATATTCGCGGAGAGTATAAAGAGTATCAAGATATTTTACAAAACGCCATTGATGAGGCTTATGAAGATGGACTCCTAAATCAGACGGATATCACTATCCACCGTGGCGCTGGCGCTTACATCTGTGGAGAGAAATCAGCTCTATTAGAGTCCATGGAGGGTAAACGCGGACACCCACGTCTAAAACCAAAACAAAAAGAGCCCGAATGGTTTTTTGGTAATCCTACTCTTGTAAACAATGTCGAAACCATCGCATCCGTACCTTTCATAGTAGCAAATGGAGCCGATGCTTATAGAGCTTACGGGACACAGAAGAGTCCAGGAACACTGCTTTTTGCTATGAGTGGACATGTTCAAAACCCTGGAGTTTACGAGGCTGAATTTGGCATATCCATGATGGAGTATATAAACCATTACGGTGGTGGCGTTAAAAATGGCAAAAAACTAAAAGCCCTCATTCCCGGTGGCGTTTCATGTGGTCTTTTAACTGCAGATGAGTGTGAAAAGCTGACGCTTGATTATGAAGCTCTAAGAGATATTGGAAGCTCTTTAGGTACTGGCGGTATGATACTTATGGATGAAGATACCGACATGGTTGAAGCTCTTAAAAACATACTAGAGTTTTATCATGAAGAGTCTTGCGGACAGTGTACACCTTGTCGTGAGGGAACTGGTTGGAGTGATAAGATAGTCGCAAAGATTTTAGATAAACGCGGCTCGGCAGATGACATAGATAAACTCCTAGAACTAGCGGACACTATGAATGGAAAAACCATCTGCGTTTTTGCCCCTTCAGTATCAACCGTAATAGTATCCTTTATAACAAAATTCAGAGATGAGTTTGAAAGAGCGGTATCATGA
- a CDS encoding complex I 24 kDa subunit family protein, translated as MSFNFTQENLTKIAELKKRYPDPAALCLPCLWMAQYQDGFIKMDAIDVISAEIGIPPMEIYRVITFYTMFRLSPVEKVDVQVCKTLSCKLCGSDEILKHLESKDINVIHVECLGSCGSAPVMQIDDKNYENLTTERVDKILEELL; from the coding sequence ATGAGTTTTAACTTTACACAAGAAAATCTAACAAAAATAGCTGAACTTAAAAAGAGATATCCAGACCCAGCCGCGCTCTGTCTACCTTGCTTGTGGATGGCTCAGTATCAAGATGGTTTTATCAAGATGGATGCCATAGACGTAATAAGTGCTGAGATAGGAATTCCTCCGATGGAGATTTATAGAGTCATCACTTTTTATACCATGTTTAGACTCTCACCAGTAGAAAAAGTTGATGTACAGGTGTGTAAAACACTCTCATGTAAGCTCTGCGGAAGCGATGAGATACTCAAACATTTAGAATCTAAAGACATAAACGTCATCCATGTAGAGTGTTTAGGCTCTTGTGGGAGCGCCCCCGTTATGCAGATAGATGATAAAAACTATGAAAACCTTACGACTGAAAGAGTTGATAAAATTTTAGAGGAGCTATTATGA
- a CDS encoding NADH-quinone oxidoreductase subunit D encodes MTSNITTIEPNELLEVITNAKEKLGFTLLLDITAVDNLHKTHPSQSRFELIYILRHSAFKETLMYRVHVVDEKQGVETLSSLFSSANWAEREVYDQYGINFINHPNLKRLLNHHQFVGHPMRKDYEITKGQYCSSSEDLMDEMKPLLDSRGLDMKKDELMIVNLGPSHPASHGTIRTLAALDGEKIVAGVTEVGYLHRGFEKSCENHNYNQIIPYTDRLNYCSALMNNIAFAKTVEDMMDITLPDRGIFIRVILAELSRVIDHLVCLSAALLDMGAQTNYWYLFNPRNDAYDFLSKLTGARLTNSFMRIGGMTHDLYDGWQKDLADILTKVDKGVTESLKMITHNRIYNERVQDISPVSAEQAIEYGFTGPNLRASGVAYDLRFSNPYYYYDTFDFDMVVGSVGDTYDRLMVRFEEINESIKIINQAVERIPDGDFNIDDRRIIMPSKSCVYGGIEDMMNQFKLVIDGVKVKKGEYYGAFEAANGELGFYIQSDGSGTPYKVKVRPPSFYHIAAYPKIIESYQVADAIMTLGSLNIIAGEMDR; translated from the coding sequence ATGACGTCTAACATCACTACCATAGAGCCTAATGAGCTCCTAGAAGTCATCACAAACGCTAAAGAAAAACTAGGATTTACTCTTTTACTAGATATAACGGCGGTAGATAACCTTCATAAAACTCATCCATCACAGAGTAGATTTGAGCTCATTTACATACTCCGTCACTCTGCGTTTAAAGAGACTCTGATGTATAGAGTTCATGTAGTGGACGAAAAACAGGGAGTAGAGACACTATCTTCTCTCTTTAGTAGTGCCAATTGGGCTGAACGCGAAGTGTATGACCAGTACGGCATAAACTTCATCAACCATCCAAATCTCAAGCGCTTACTTAATCATCATCAGTTTGTAGGGCATCCTATGAGAAAAGATTATGAAATCACTAAAGGGCAGTACTGCAGCTCTTCAGAAGACTTGATGGACGAGATGAAACCTCTTCTAGACTCCAGAGGTCTTGACATGAAAAAAGATGAACTGATGATAGTAAACCTTGGTCCATCACACCCTGCGTCTCATGGAACTATCAGAACGCTAGCAGCGCTTGATGGAGAAAAAATAGTAGCTGGCGTTACTGAAGTAGGTTACCTGCACCGTGGTTTTGAGAAGAGTTGTGAAAACCATAACTACAACCAAATCATCCCCTATACCGACAGACTCAACTACTGTTCCGCACTTATGAACAACATCGCATTTGCAAAAACCGTTGAGGATATGATGGACATCACTCTTCCCGATAGGGGAATATTTATACGAGTCATCTTAGCGGAACTCTCTCGCGTTATAGACCATTTAGTTTGTCTCTCCGCCGCACTTCTAGATATGGGAGCGCAGACAAACTACTGGTATCTTTTTAACCCTCGAAATGATGCTTATGACTTTTTGTCCAAGCTTACGGGTGCAAGACTCACGAACTCTTTTATGCGCATAGGTGGAATGACTCATGACCTGTATGATGGTTGGCAAAAAGATTTAGCCGACATACTTACCAAGGTAGACAAGGGCGTAACGGAATCACTTAAGATGATAACGCATAACCGCATCTATAATGAACGAGTTCAAGATATCTCCCCAGTAAGTGCCGAGCAAGCAATAGAGTATGGTTTTACCGGACCAAACCTACGTGCGAGCGGTGTCGCTTACGACCTGCGTTTCTCGAACCCTTACTACTACTACGATACCTTTGACTTTGATATGGTCGTGGGTTCTGTGGGTGATACTTACGACAGACTCATGGTTAGGTTTGAAGAGATAAACGAGAGCATAAAGATAATCAACCAAGCTGTAGAGCGAATCCCTGATGGCGACTTCAACATAGATGACAGACGCATCATCATGCCAAGCAAGTCTTGCGTTTATGGTGGGATAGAAGATATGATGAACCAGTTTAAACTCGTCATAGATGGCGTTAAGGTAAAAAAAGGCGAGTATTATGGAGCCTTTGAAGCGGCAAATGGCGAGTTAGGTTTTTACATACAAAGCGATGGAAGTGGAACACCTTACAAGGTAAAAGTACGACCACCAAGTTTTTATCATATAGCCGCTTATCCAAAAATAATAGAGAGTTATCAAGTAGCGGATGCCATAATGACTTTAGGAAGTCTTAATATCATAGCGGGGGAGATGGATAGATGA
- a CDS encoding NADH-quinone oxidoreductase subunit B — protein sequence MDLSNANMLDEAIVTTKIDAVVNWGREASLWPFVFGTACCAIEFMATAASRYDISRFGAEVLRFSPRHADLLIVAGTVSYKQAPILKQVYDQMPEPKWVIAVGACASTGGFYDNYTTLQGIDEIIPVDVYVAGCPPRPEAILDAVMDIQKQLKREESFSVKHQEFKGKLDDV from the coding sequence ATGGACTTAAGTAACGCAAATATGCTCGATGAGGCTATCGTCACAACAAAGATAGATGCGGTTGTAAACTGGGGAAGAGAAGCGTCTCTATGGCCCTTTGTTTTTGGAACGGCTTGTTGCGCCATAGAGTTTATGGCAACGGCAGCCTCGCGTTATGATATCTCGCGTTTTGGAGCTGAAGTACTGCGTTTTTCTCCTCGTCATGCGGACCTTCTCATTGTCGCTGGAACAGTAAGCTACAAACAAGCACCCATCTTAAAGCAAGTGTATGATCAGATGCCTGAGCCTAAGTGGGTCATAGCCGTTGGAGCGTGTGCTTCTACTGGTGGGTTTTATGATAACTACACAACCCTTCAAGGCATAGATGAGATAATCCCTGTAGATGTTTATGTAGCGGGATGTCCTCCTCGTCCTGAAGCTATTTTAGACGCAGTTATGGATATACAAAAACAACTCAAACGCGAAGAGAGTTTTAGCGTCAAGCATCAAGAGTTTAAAGGTAAGCTTGATGACGTCTAA
- a CDS encoding NADH-quinone oxidoreductase subunit A produces the protein MTDSIFLASIMIFVLVTLLPILFHLTKYLGSKSDNVRKNEPVEGGIRLTHKDSFDGFNVKFFLVGIIFLIFDVEILFMFPWGLNLRELGLFALLEMFVFMTLLIGGLVYVYKSGMLKWT, from the coding sequence ATGACCGACTCTATTTTTTTAGCATCTATTATGATTTTTGTTCTTGTCACCCTGCTCCCTATCCTATTTCACTTGACTAAATATCTTGGTTCAAAAAGTGACAATGTCAGAAAAAACGAACCCGTAGAGGGCGGAATACGCCTCACTCATAAAGACTCTTTTGATGGTTTTAACGTAAAGTTTTTTCTTGTTGGCATCATCTTCTTGATTTTTGACGTTGAGATTCTTTTTATGTTTCCATGGGGATTAAACCTAAGAGAACTTGGACTTTTTGCTCTTTTAGAGATGTTTGTTTTTATGACGCTGCTCATAGGCGGTCTCGTTTACGTATATAAATCAGGAATGTTAAAATGGACTTAA
- a CDS encoding ABC transporter substrate-binding protein, whose amino-acid sequence MHYILKTLFFLVVNFALLDAHDKSVTLELKWKHQFQFAGYYMAKEKGFYEKHGFDVKILEGTDKNVITDVASGNIDFGVYGSGIVVEQLKGKQLIALSSIFQHSPIHLIVKKESGIAKVSDLVGKRIMLPKNPIQAVEILAMLRRNGIATDEVNLIDTSHDILSLVNDETDAFSAYVSNEPYLLNTLGVKYTILHPKDYGIDFYNDVLFTSKLMLHEHPEIVKAFTDASLEGWEYAFEHMDETVELILKKYNTQNKTQELLLFEANELQKLIGAPIVPLGHMSESRWKDIAHYYKALGFIDKEVDIKLDGFIYDDKYHMDKDALQELLFLFGILLALLLLYHFYKYRKSVLINRLKDEYQQFFDLAPLPYQSLDINGNILKANKAWLELLEYTEEEILGRNFSEFVMPEYHSIFQKKFPLFKKEGFTRRVTFKMKTKSGEEILASYNGYTIYDKNKNFVQTHCIFEDITQVEKIQSAYKKETKRLKRAEEIAKLGSWEYDAKEDKLYWSRSIYDIFEYEDTTETTTRNIFWAKVHPDDRTASLRKYLSAVKHKKTYSFTYRVIMDDSRIKYIEARGGHRFDSDGKLIHSEGTLQDITQTMHLRDLIQSQTRKLQRAEALAHTGWWYRKIDNDLAEWSDEMYEILGEDPLEFEASHQNFISKVHPEDREKVEKLYKSALKKKHPYKYDYRILNKSGEVHYITGSAEFDLDEKGDVTHIFGTVMDVTQQKILENKLKDKEELMIAQSRQAAMGDMVSMLAHQWRQPITVVSMTANNIIVDMELKDDIQKDDIQQSCQIILNQTQVLSNTIDDFRGYLQADEEKKETTLQEVLNSTIEIIKKSLENNNIHLELTNASETKLFIFKNELLQVYLNIINNAKEALLNSKTPDAKISIAIDEKEDSIITTICDNGRGIDKQVLEKLGEPYVSTKAENGRGLGIYMSKLILQRHFKGTLTWENIDKGTCFRVEIPIKTNMSNI is encoded by the coding sequence ATGCACTATATTTTAAAAACACTCTTTTTCTTAGTAGTAAATTTTGCATTACTAGATGCTCATGACAAGAGTGTGACGTTAGAGCTCAAATGGAAACATCAGTTTCAGTTTGCGGGTTACTATATGGCTAAAGAGAAGGGGTTTTATGAAAAGCATGGATTTGACGTAAAGATACTAGAGGGAACGGACAAAAATGTTATAACGGATGTTGCCAGTGGTAACATAGACTTTGGCGTTTACGGTTCAGGCATTGTGGTCGAACAGCTCAAAGGAAAACAACTTATAGCGCTGAGCTCTATTTTTCAACACTCTCCAATACACCTTATCGTTAAAAAAGAGTCGGGAATCGCAAAAGTGAGCGATTTGGTTGGAAAGAGAATTATGCTACCAAAAAATCCTATACAGGCTGTAGAGATATTAGCGATGCTTAGACGTAATGGTATTGCTACAGATGAAGTAAACCTTATAGATACATCTCATGATATTCTCTCTCTTGTAAATGATGAGACAGATGCTTTTAGTGCTTATGTCAGTAACGAACCCTATCTACTAAACACTCTTGGAGTCAAATATACTATTTTGCATCCAAAAGATTATGGCATAGATTTTTATAACGATGTTCTGTTTACTTCTAAGTTAATGCTTCATGAGCACCCTGAGATAGTCAAAGCATTTACAGATGCAAGTCTAGAGGGTTGGGAGTATGCATTTGAGCATATGGATGAGACTGTAGAGCTTATCTTAAAAAAGTACAATACACAGAACAAGACACAAGAATTACTTCTTTTTGAAGCAAATGAATTACAAAAACTCATAGGTGCTCCCATCGTTCCCTTAGGTCATATGAGTGAATCACGCTGGAAAGATATAGCACACTATTATAAAGCTCTAGGCTTTATTGATAAAGAGGTTGATATTAAACTTGATGGGTTTATCTATGATGACAAATACCATATGGATAAGGATGCCCTACAAGAGCTTCTCTTTTTGTTTGGCATTTTACTCGCACTTTTACTTCTCTATCATTTTTATAAATATAGAAAAAGCGTTCTTATAAACAGACTAAAAGATGAGTATCAGCAGTTTTTTGACTTGGCTCCTCTCCCCTACCAATCTCTTGATATAAACGGAAATATATTAAAGGCAAATAAAGCTTGGCTTGAGTTACTAGAGTATACAGAAGAGGAGATACTTGGCAGAAATTTTTCTGAGTTTGTCATGCCTGAGTATCACTCTATTTTTCAAAAAAAATTTCCGCTTTTCAAGAAAGAAGGTTTTACAAGAAGAGTTACCTTTAAGATGAAAACAAAAAGTGGTGAGGAGATACTCGCCTCGTATAATGGCTATACTATTTATGATAAAAATAAGAATTTTGTACAAACACACTGTATTTTTGAAGATATTACACAAGTAGAAAAAATTCAATCAGCCTATAAAAAAGAGACAAAACGACTTAAACGTGCTGAGGAGATAGCAAAGCTAGGAAGTTGGGAGTATGATGCTAAAGAAGATAAGCTTTATTGGTCAAGAAGCATCTATGATATTTTTGAGTATGAAGATACTACAGAGACCACAACACGTAATATTTTTTGGGCTAAAGTACATCCAGATGACCGTACTGCTTCTTTACGTAAATATTTGAGCGCTGTAAAGCATAAAAAAACTTACTCCTTTACATACAGAGTCATCATGGATGACTCTCGCATAAAGTACATAGAGGCTAGAGGTGGACATAGGTTTGACTCCGATGGAAAGCTTATACACTCCGAGGGAACACTCCAAGACATAACGCAAACAATGCACCTACGCGACTTAATTCAAAGTCAAACAAGAAAACTCCAACGTGCAGAGGCTCTAGCACACACTGGATGGTGGTACAGAAAGATAGATAATGACTTAGCCGAGTGGTCAGATGAGATGTACGAGATACTTGGCGAAGATCCACTAGAGTTTGAAGCTTCCCATCAAAACTTTATCTCTAAAGTACACCCTGAAGATAGAGAAAAAGTAGAAAAGTTATATAAATCTGCACTAAAGAAGAAACACCCCTATAAGTACGACTACCGCATACTAAATAAAAGTGGCGAAGTTCACTATATCACAGGGAGTGCTGAGTTTGACCTAGATGAAAAAGGTGACGTCACTCACATTTTTGGCACAGTTATGGATGTGACTCAACAGAAGATTTTGGAAAATAAGCTCAAAGATAAAGAAGAACTTATGATAGCCCAATCTCGCCAAGCGGCTATGGGCGATATGGTCTCAATGCTAGCACATCAATGGCGCCAACCCATTACAGTAGTCTCTATGACGGCTAACAATATCATAGTAGATATGGAACTTAAAGATGATATTCAAAAAGATGATATTCAACAATCTTGCCAGATTATACTCAACCAAACGCAGGTACTATCAAATACCATAGATGACTTTAGAGGATACCTGCAAGCTGATGAGGAGAAAAAAGAGACGACACTCCAAGAGGTGCTAAACTCCACTATTGAGATTATTAAAAAAAGTCTTGAGAACAATAATATACACCTAGAACTTACCAATGCCAGCGAGACTAAACTCTTTATATTTAAAAATGAGTTACTGCAGGTATATCTAAACATCATCAACAATGCTAAAGAGGCACTTTTAAACTCTAAAACTCCTGATGCAAAGATATCTATAGCAATAGATGAAAAAGAGGACTCCATAATCACAACTATATGCGATAATGGCCGTGGCATAGATAAACAAGTGCTAGAAAAACTTGGTGAGCCTTACGTATCTACAAAAGCGGAAAATGGCAGAGGTCTGGGAATATATATGAGTAAACTAATTTTACAGAGACACTTTAAAGGTACACTTACTTGGGAAAACATTGACAAAGGAACTTGTTTTAGAGTTGAGATTCCTATAAAAACAAATATGTCTAATATTTAA
- a CDS encoding response regulator, giving the protein MNIKESHDAMSNIKLLYVEDEEGIRNQTANFLQKFFTEMDIAEDGEAGLELFSKKLHDLVITDLKMPKMSGKEMLSKIVALKPDTITVVMSGISSDSDIKKDEVDFFIDKPASLDTLLQMMEVVSKKMKV; this is encoded by the coding sequence ATGAATATAAAAGAATCTCATGATGCTATGAGCAATATAAAACTTCTTTATGTAGAAGATGAAGAGGGCATACGCAATCAGACCGCCAATTTTTTACAAAAGTTTTTCACTGAGATGGATATTGCTGAAGATGGAGAAGCTGGACTTGAGCTCTTTTCAAAAAAGCTTCATGATTTAGTAATTACGGATTTAAAGATGCCAAAAATGAGTGGTAAAGAGATGCTCTCAAAGATTGTAGCACTTAAACCAGACACCATAACTGTAGTGATGAGTGGTATATCAAGCGACTCAGATATTAAAAAAGATGAAGTTGACTTTTTTATAGATAAGCCTGCTTCATTAGACACACTCCTGCAGATGATGGAAGTTGTCTCAAAAAAAATGAAAGTATAA
- a CDS encoding PAS domain-containing protein: MQNKLSILLLEDSLADARLIQEYLSEDKTASYEINHVMTLGESHDWLNNNPLPDLMLMDLNLPDSNGMDTFLSLSSFTNKFAIIILSGIEDQLIAIKALELGAQDYLDKSKLDGYWLNKSINYALQRHLQKKELQELTQRYEYAIVATNDGLYDWNIQTNELYISERWKEQLGYSNDELENTIDTWHSRLHPQEVQSLDKKLEEYLKNKRGYFNETFRLRHRDGHYIWLESKAKIVEFDENEEPLRMVGTHVDISKRVELELELKHKEELMIAQSRQAAMGDMIAMIAHQWRQPITVIAMAVNNLKVDIELEEEIASEQLVEMGDEILTQTQHLSKTIDDFRNFLKPNKEKTSVCVCDIVDGAVEMVEKSLENNNIKIDVVNHSKSKILLFANELLQVFLNIINNAKDALKSNKVKNAYVDIEVSEDDEYVRVQISDNGGGIPKEILKHLGEPYVSSRAASGTGLGVYMSKIIVEKHLLGKLEWENNEDGASFMIMLPLKDTRETR; encoded by the coding sequence ATGCAAAATAAGCTTTCAATACTCCTACTTGAAGATTCACTAGCAGATGCAAGACTGATTCAGGAGTATCTGAGTGAGGACAAAACGGCTAGCTATGAGATAAATCATGTCATGACGCTTGGTGAGTCTCATGATTGGCTTAATAACAACCCCTTGCCTGACTTGATGCTTATGGACTTAAATCTACCCGATAGTAATGGGATGGATACTTTTCTCTCCCTCTCATCATTTACAAATAAATTTGCTATCATCATTCTCTCTGGAATCGAAGATCAACTCATAGCCATTAAAGCATTAGAACTTGGTGCACAGGATTATCTAGATAAATCAAAACTTGATGGATACTGGCTAAACAAGAGTATCAACTATGCTTTACAACGCCATTTACAAAAAAAAGAGCTCCAAGAGTTAACACAGCGTTATGAGTATGCTATAGTTGCTACAAATGATGGGCTCTATGACTGGAACATTCAGACTAACGAACTCTATATCTCCGAGCGATGGAAAGAGCAACTAGGATATAGTAATGATGAACTCGAAAACACTATAGATACATGGCATAGCAGGTTACACCCCCAAGAGGTTCAAAGTCTTGATAAAAAGTTAGAAGAGTACCTTAAGAATAAAAGAGGTTATTTTAATGAAACATTTAGACTCCGTCACAGAGATGGTCACTATATCTGGTTAGAATCAAAAGCGAAAATAGTTGAATTTGACGAAAATGAAGAGCCCTTAAGAATGGTTGGAACTCATGTAGACATCTCAAAGCGCGTCGAACTTGAGCTTGAACTTAAACACAAAGAAGAGCTTATGATAGCCCAATCTCGCCAAGCTGCCATGGGTGATATGATAGCGATGATAGCACACCAGTGGAGACAACCCATAACGGTTATAGCCATGGCTGTAAACAATCTAAAAGTAGACATCGAGTTAGAAGAAGAGATAGCAAGTGAGCAGTTAGTAGAGATGGGCGATGAGATACTAACTCAGACTCAGCATCTCTCTAAAACCATAGATGATTTTAGAAACTTTTTAAAACCTAACAAAGAAAAAACTTCAGTCTGCGTTTGTGACATAGTCGATGGTGCGGTAGAGATGGTAGAAAAAAGTTTAGAAAACAATAATATAAAAATAGATGTAGTAAATCACTCTAAAAGCAAAATATTGCTCTTTGCAAATGAACTCCTACAGGTCTTTTTAAATATAATAAATAATGCCAAAGATGCACTCAAAAGCAATAAAGTAAAAAATGCCTATGTAGATATTGAGGTGAGTGAAGATGATGAATATGTAAGAGTACAGATCTCTGACAATGGAGGAGGAATCCCCAAAGAGATACTAAAACACTTAGGAGAACCATATGTCTCCTCAAGAGCGGCAAGTGGAACCGGACTAGGAGTTTATATGTCTAAAATAATAGTAGAAAAACACCTTTTAGGAAAGCTAGAGTGGGAAAATAACGAAGATGGTGCATCTTTTATGATTATGTTGCCATTAAAAGATACTAGGGAGACACGATGA
- a CDS encoding response regulator: protein MQTNHNAVEILLVEDNPADARLTKEAMNDSKIANNLHIVEDGQEAMDFVRKLGKYSDAPTPDLVLLDLNLPKKDGREVLKEIKEDDNLKMIPVIVLTSSKAEEDIIKMYSLHANSYIQKPLDFEQFSKIVETIENFWFTIVKLPTKV from the coding sequence ATGCAGACCAATCATAATGCAGTAGAGATACTCTTAGTAGAAGATAACCCCGCAGATGCCCGCCTAACCAAAGAGGCTATGAATGACTCAAAAATAGCTAATAACCTCCATATAGTTGAAGATGGCCAAGAGGCTATGGACTTTGTACGTAAACTCGGTAAATATAGCGATGCGCCTACACCTGATCTAGTACTTCTTGATTTAAATCTTCCTAAAAAAGATGGTAGAGAGGTGCTCAAAGAGATAAAAGAGGATGACAACCTGAAGATGATTCCCGTCATCGTTTTAACATCTTCAAAGGCTGAAGAGGACATAATAAAGATGTACTCTCTTCATGCAAACTCTTATATTCAAAAACCACTTGATTTTGAGCAGTTTTCTAAGATAGTAGAGACTATAGAAAATTTTTGGTTTACTATAGTAAAACTACCTACTAAGGTATAA